The DNA window CTTTTAGGTAGCGCACGCCGTGCCTTTTGCCCATCTCCAGCAGAGCAGGAAGATCGAGCGCGGTGCCGTCGGCGATCGCGAGCGGTTTCGTGATGCTCGCCGGCTCTTTGACGAGATCGCTGACGAACGGGTCGGCGACGATTTCCAGTCGCCAGGCTTCGGGCGTCAAGCGTGCTTTGACGAGCGCTTCGCCGACGAGCTTGTGCGGCTTGGGGTTGCCGCGGGAGACGTCGTAGAAATCGTCGGCGGGGGTGAGCAGCGGATGTGCCGGCGGCGGGGTGGCGGTGGCGGCGGGGGGTGATGCCGGACTTGCCGCGGCCGACTGTCCTGCAGCCAGCCGAGGCGCCATCGCCGCCAGGCCCGTAGCGGCGGTTGCTCGCAAGAGCTGGCGGCGGGAAGACGAGCCTGTCGGGGTTGGTAAATCCATGGCGACGTCGGGTTCGCGGCAGCGGTATCGGGGACGCGCCGGGTATGATCACCGCCGTGCATCGGCGTGGCAATTCAAATCGCCACGACCGGTCAGGCTTTGCCTTCGACCGGCCGCAGAGCTTCGCGCATCGGGTCAGGTCGTGGCCACGCCTGGATTACAGTGGAGGGCTCTTATGTCCGTTCGAACCATCGGTCGGCTGTTCGTCTTCTCCAGTGCCGTGGCGCTTGCCGCGGGTGTGATGTGGGTCGCAGCGCCCGAATCGGCGGGCGTGGCGATCGGCGCGCCGCCCGTCGCTACGCCGGCACCGGAATCAGTTGCCGACATTTCGGCGCGCCTCGCTCGGCTTTTCTGCGTTGAACGTGCGACCCCTTTGTCCGGCAAAGAGCTCGGGTCGCTAAAGGTCGGCGTTCGACCAAACCCGGCGGCGTCTGCCGCGACCCCTCGGCCCGACGTGCGCTGGCTCGTCCCTGACATCGCGATTCGCGTCCGCGGCGAGCATGTCGTCAGGGACGCCGCGACACGGCAGTGGATGGTGGGCACGTACGACGCCGGCGAGCGAGCCGTCATCGGTTCGGCGACCTACAAAGATATCGACGAGCTCTACGCCGCGCTCGACTACCACGCCCTCCCCAAGCCGCCCGAGGGCTTCACACTGTGTGAGGTCGCCCGCCTGCCCGATTTCCCGACGCGCCTCGCGAGCGACGGCAAAGGCGGGCCGCTGTTCGTGCTGTGTCAGAGCGGCGATGTCTATCGCGTGGACCGCGGCCGCGACCCGTCGCTGCCACGCCGCGTGCTGGAGGCCCGGAGCTATCTCAAGGCCGGATACTGGTTCACCCTGGGATTGATGCTCGATCCTGACGGACGGCTGTATGTCGTTGCCAACGAGCGCGACGATACGGTCACGCCGGTCATGAACCGCGTGACGATCTTCCGCACCGCCCCGCGATCCGCCGATGCCGTCACGCTCAAACAGGAACCCTGGCTGAAGGTCGAGTTTCCGTACGAGATCAAGACGTTCAATCACGGCGTGAGCCA is part of the Humisphaera borealis genome and encodes:
- a CDS encoding PQQ-dependent sugar dehydrogenase, which produces MSVRTIGRLFVFSSAVALAAGVMWVAAPESAGVAIGAPPVATPAPESVADISARLARLFCVERATPLSGKELGSLKVGVRPNPAASAATPRPDVRWLVPDIAIRVRGEHVVRDAATRQWMVGTYDAGERAVIGSATYKDIDELYAALDYHALPKPPEGFTLCEVARLPDFPTRLASDGKGGPLFVLCQSGDVYRVDRGRDPSLPRRVLEARSYLKAGYWFTLGLMLDPDGRLYVVANERDDTVTPVMNRVTIFRTAPRSADAVTLKQEPWLKVEFPYEIKTFNHGVSHIAAGPDGCFYVNSGSRTDAGEEGEDPRFAQIGEIDLTACVWRIDPRNDPPRVEVFARGLRNTYGFCWDARGRMIATDNGPNRDAPEELNFIEQGRHYGFPYAFSDLAERPYTHTPKAPKPAGEFVKPIPNLGPDGGYADGRAISTFTPHSCPSGIVCLGADFPEAYRGAFLVARFGNMIPGSTASGFDLLRLDLQDNDGKPQGVKVHRMLSPLGRPIDVHHWGEGTIAICEYAREVTFPSSVPMLPGRILELRAEGRR